A portion of the Salvelinus fontinalis isolate EN_2023a unplaced genomic scaffold, ASM2944872v1 scaffold_0283, whole genome shotgun sequence genome contains these proteins:
- the LOC129845351 gene encoding gastrula zinc finger protein XlCGF17.1-like, whose protein sequence is HTKIVKTGLRLLSDLIRIYPRSKAYLSCGGFIQVSFFKNTLSLAGERPDSEEPEPGTSKPTRRHQCSHCGKCFNQLRDLKVHEIIHTGEKPYHCFQCGKCFKQLGNLKQHERIHTVEKPYQCSHCGKCFNQLRDLYRHERIHTGEKSYHCSQCGKSFNGSGYLKKHERIHTLEKPYHCPQCGKCFNQPGELKCHERIHRGEKRYHCSQCGKCFNKLGNLKQHERIHTGEKPYHCSQCGKSFNNLGNMKKHENTHKKPYHCSQCGKCYNLLENLKQHERIHTALPLLPMWNEFQPAGGAEMA, encoded by the coding sequence cacaccAAGATTGTTAAAACTGGCCTTAGGTTATTGAGCGATCTGATTAGGATTTACCCTCGTAGCAAGGCCtatttatcatgtggaggtttcattcaggtctctttttttaaaaacacactgtctttggcaggagaaagaccagactcagaggaaccagagccagggaCGTCCAAACCAACAAGAAGACACCAGTGTTCCCActgtggaaagtgttttaaccAGTTAAGGGACCTGAAAGTTCAcgagataatacacacaggggagaagccttaccactgcttccagtgtggcaagtgttttaagcagttagggaacctgaaacaacatgagagaatacatacagttgaaaagCCTTACCAGTGTTCCCActgtggaaagtgttttaaccAGTTAAGGGACCTGTAccgacatgagagaatacacacaggggagaagtcTTACCACTGCtcgcagtgtggaaagagttttaacggGTCAGGGTATCTGAAaaagcatgagagaatacacacattggagaagccttaccactgcccccagtgtggaaagtgtttcaaccaGCCGGGGGAGCTGAAATGTcacgagagaatacacagagGGGAGAAGcgttaccactgctcccagtgtggaaagtgttttaacaagttagggaacctgaaacaacatgagagaatacacacaggggagaagccgtaccactgctcccagtgcggTAAGAGTTTTAACAATTTAGGGAACATGAAAAAACATGAGAATACACAcaagaagccttaccactgctcccagtgtggaaagtgttatAACCTTTTAGAGAACCTGAAacaacacgagagaatacacactgccttaccactgctcccaatgtGGAATGAGTTTCAACCAGCCGGGGGAGCTGAAatggcatga